In Candidatus Defluviilinea proxima, a single genomic region encodes these proteins:
- a CDS encoding GNAT family N-acetyltransferase, with protein sequence MSRSLATKQGTVFIREANLGDVVQFRELRLFALQDSPTAFSADYEVNANHPMSFWESRLKPDEHGTIFVAEHNSQLVGLTGIRKGESPKTKHNALIWGVFVRPPWRGLHLAEELITTCIEWAKARDVEIVKLGVMTDNTPAIRCYERCGFTVYGTEPRGIFYEGKYYDEYLMYKILDE encoded by the coding sequence ATGAGTAGATCGCTTGCAACCAAACAAGGGACTGTCTTCATTCGCGAAGCGAACCTTGGAGATGTAGTTCAATTCCGCGAGTTGCGGCTTTTTGCGTTGCAGGATAGCCCCACTGCATTTAGTGCAGATTACGAGGTCAACGCGAATCACCCCATGAGCTTTTGGGAAAGCAGATTGAAACCCGATGAGCATGGGACGATCTTCGTTGCAGAACACAATTCGCAACTGGTCGGCTTGACGGGAATCCGTAAAGGCGAATCGCCAAAGACAAAACACAACGCGCTCATTTGGGGAGTTTTCGTCCGCCCGCCGTGGAGAGGACTGCACCTCGCCGAAGAATTGATCACCACCTGCATCGAATGGGCAAAAGCGCGGGATGTTGAGATCGTCAAACTGGGCGTCATGACTGACAACACACCAGCCATTCGCTGTTACGAGCGTTGCGGATTCACAGTCTACGGCACAGAACCACGCGGCATTTTTTATGAGGGTAAGTATTACGACGAGTATTTGATGTACAAGATATTGGATGAATAG